A portion of the Lysinibacillus timonensis genome contains these proteins:
- a CDS encoding methyl-accepting chemotaxis protein, whose amino-acid sequence MKRKAQESESNIQTALSTNINQQIQVAVDQLNSVVEQMNLTSIALNESSASSKENTNRLLMHSEKTASNSFQAAEKMKNIESSALHISAFSQEILSNSQTSIEELQYSFESFQFLQKRFVELSESHYTLLEQMNQLVNHSKRIHTIVHSIGAISQKTKILALNASIEAARAGEHGKGFSVVANEVGNLANQTSLAVEETRETINIIQSEIKTSTEMVQTETTQVEAGSIEMNKIMSSLESFKERLNHITKMVQVSSESVDEQSSNVQEISNLLQEISQLATDNKEYVERVNFDLNKQHINVEEMRIIGTSLTTTSKELQSLVKQNDEHVLIDQLSIYNIKTNLSKHLNSNQLISMEQTSHEKILNFILSENEQLEAIWTNRLDGTFVYSNPPAGLINAKMRPWFLQASQGSEYISEPYISAVTKKLCITLSFPIYEGNLIICVLGTDISIN is encoded by the coding sequence ATGAAAAGAAAAGCACAAGAAAGCGAAAGTAACATTCAAACAGCTTTATCAACAAATATAAATCAACAAATTCAAGTAGCTGTTGATCAATTAAATAGTGTTGTAGAACAAATGAATTTGACTTCCATCGCACTTAACGAATCATCCGCTTCAAGCAAAGAAAATACAAATAGATTACTTATGCATAGTGAAAAAACTGCCAGTAATTCATTTCAAGCTGCAGAGAAAATGAAAAATATAGAATCTTCTGCTTTACACATTTCTGCTTTTTCACAAGAAATTTTATCTAATAGTCAGACCTCAATAGAAGAACTACAATACTCATTTGAATCTTTTCAATTTCTTCAGAAAAGGTTTGTTGAATTAAGTGAAAGTCATTATACACTTCTTGAACAAATGAACCAATTAGTAAATCATTCAAAACGGATTCATACTATAGTTCATTCAATTGGGGCTATTTCTCAAAAAACAAAAATTTTGGCGCTTAATGCCTCTATCGAAGCAGCAAGAGCAGGAGAACATGGGAAAGGTTTTTCAGTTGTCGCTAATGAAGTTGGTAATTTAGCCAATCAAACATCACTAGCGGTAGAAGAAACGAGGGAGACTATTAATATCATCCAAAGCGAAATAAAAACTTCAACAGAGATGGTACAAACAGAAACAACACAAGTTGAAGCGGGTTCCATTGAAATGAATAAAATTATGTCGTCGTTAGAATCTTTTAAAGAAAGGTTAAACCATATAACAAAGATGGTACAAGTCTCTAGCGAATCAGTCGATGAACAAAGTAGTAATGTTCAAGAAATTTCGAACTTACTTCAGGAAATTTCACAATTGGCAACAGATAATAAGGAGTATGTAGAACGAGTTAACTTTGATTTGAATAAGCAGCATATAAATGTTGAGGAAATGCGTATTATCGGTACTTCTTTAACAACTACTTCAAAAGAGCTGCAAAGCCTCGTTAAGCAAAATGATGAACACGTACTAATTGATCAACTTTCCATTTATAATATAAAAACAAATTTATCGAAACATTTGAACTCGAATCAACTAATTTCTATGGAACAAACATCGCATGAGAAGATATTAAATTTTATTTTGTCTGAGAATGAACAGTTAGAAGCAATCTGGACGAATCGCTTAGATGGTACATTTGTTTATTCAAACCCACCAGCAGGACTTATTAATGCTAAAATGCGTCCTTGGTTTCTTCAAGCATCCCAAGGAAGCGAATATATATCCGAGCCTTATATTTCTGCCGTAACGAAAAAGCTTTGTATAACATTATCATTTCCAATTTACGAAGGAAATTTGATAATCTGTGTATTAGGGACAGATATATCCATTAACTAA
- a CDS encoding DUF2935 domain-containing protein has protein sequence MDEYLNSARFEHQFWLQILGDHSRFIHDSLYPSEKSDIAKAASFIQQFDRLLSQVNALNGSNIIYFTTRSEDAAKQLRAFKLSLIERHLIGQMKIHLSPTFINHMVNELEEYLHVLSYLKQGKAPPIFHELHHHLIWLIDASGHAGAINDRLDGVEKRLKEKSGAFTKHFDQFYLKAVELTGYLRTNIKKFPALKKFNHDVEVEMSLFKAFLNELEEMELSAEVLGTFTASMADHMAREEQYYLTKLAESTRGR, from the coding sequence TTGGATGAATATTTAAATAGCGCCAGATTTGAACATCAATTTTGGCTCCAAATACTTGGAGACCACTCACGCTTTATTCATGACTCACTTTACCCCTCAGAAAAAAGCGATATTGCAAAAGCAGCATCGTTTATACAACAATTTGATAGATTACTATCTCAAGTTAACGCACTAAACGGATCAAATATCATTTATTTTACAACAAGGTCGGAAGATGCTGCTAAACAATTAAGAGCATTTAAATTATCTCTGATAGAACGTCACTTAATAGGCCAAATGAAAATACATCTTTCTCCAACTTTTATAAATCATATGGTCAACGAATTGGAAGAGTACCTCCATGTACTAAGTTACCTTAAACAAGGGAAAGCACCTCCTATTTTTCACGAATTGCATCATCATTTGATTTGGTTGATTGATGCTTCGGGTCATGCTGGAGCAATCAATGACCGTTTAGATGGTGTTGAAAAAAGACTAAAAGAGAAGAGTGGTGCATTTACGAAGCATTTTGATCAATTTTATTTAAAAGCTGTCGAATTAACAGGCTATTTACGAACGAATATAAAGAAATTCCCTGCTTTAAAAAAATTTAATCATGATGTAGAAGTTGAGATGAGCTTATTTAAAGCCTTTTTAAATGAATTAGAGGAAATGGAATTAAGTGCGGAAGTGTTAGGTACATTTACTGCTTCAATGGCTGACCATATGGCTAGAGAAGAACAATACTATTTAACGAAACTTGCGGAGTCTACGAGGGGGAGATAG
- a CDS encoding RNA methyltransferase has product MKRIESTQNALVKHWKKLTTLRKEREKTGEFIVEGFHLVEEALKNKDQIVQIIIREGVNLPLLWDIDNVMIVEITDSVAKEIAETETSQGVFAHCKQIKISEDRMKSWRKLLLVDAVQDPGNIGTMIRTADAAGIDAVILGKGSVDAFNPKTLRSAQGSHFHIPIVKGDLLEWVEKLQDKDIPVYGTALENAIPYTEVNSSEEFAIIVGNEGSGIHPTLLDKTNQNVIIPIIGQAESLNVAVATGILLYQFVKK; this is encoded by the coding sequence ATGAAACGAATTGAATCCACACAAAATGCATTAGTAAAGCATTGGAAAAAACTTACGACATTGCGTAAAGAACGTGAAAAAACGGGAGAATTCATTGTTGAAGGTTTCCACTTAGTTGAAGAAGCATTAAAAAATAAAGACCAAATTGTCCAAATTATCATACGTGAAGGAGTCAATTTACCTCTTTTATGGGATATAGATAACGTGATGATCGTTGAAATAACTGATTCAGTTGCAAAAGAAATCGCTGAAACCGAAACGTCACAAGGAGTATTTGCACATTGCAAACAAATAAAAATATCAGAGGATCGTATGAAAAGCTGGAGAAAATTGTTACTCGTAGATGCTGTTCAAGATCCTGGAAATATTGGAACAATGATTAGAACTGCAGATGCAGCTGGGATAGATGCTGTAATTTTAGGTAAGGGAAGTGTGGATGCATTCAACCCTAAAACGCTACGTTCAGCACAGGGCTCACATTTCCATATTCCTATCGTTAAGGGTGATTTGCTAGAGTGGGTAGAAAAACTACAAGATAAGGATATTCCGGTATATGGCACTGCATTAGAAAACGCCATCCCGTATACAGAAGTAAATAGTTCAGAGGAATTTGCAATCATTGTGGGCAATGAAGGTAGCGGAATACATCCTACTCTTTTAGATAAAACAAATCAAAACGTCATTATCCCCATTATTGGACAAGCAGAATCATTAAATGTAGCTGTTGCAACGGGCATTCTATTGTATCAGTTTGTAAAAAAGTAA
- a CDS encoding DUF5105 domain-containing protein — protein sequence MKKKFGATILFFALLITLAGCSSGSAVSKIEVTLDSASFVLLGDYGEATGGEEKNTLAVTLNVKNVSDIPVNVASYSDIKVYDGDKQLPVETPYATELGFNAGGNDEIGAGKSKDITFIFAAEKEKKYEISVTPFVITSDKPEKEVIVPIDTTEYAESYEKLDNPAKALVAYIETIYMGKENKDYNELVSADERERHEDAIKTFEDQINSAFYAITIPSTELKEQYANYQKELAKKGEISAKTLANANGKAVVQLEYTALPLNNLHESVSDYRQEYFDNTGDYDAEKRDKYALTKLGSIINSIEPKDGERALEIEMFEKDGKWELSSSYYTSDELDRIFAGRITY from the coding sequence TTGAAGAAAAAGTTTGGAGCTACTATACTATTTTTTGCATTACTCATTACATTGGCAGGATGTTCAAGTGGTAGTGCAGTTTCTAAGATAGAGGTAACACTAGATAGCGCATCGTTTGTTCTGCTAGGTGATTACGGCGAAGCTACTGGAGGAGAAGAAAAAAATACACTAGCAGTAACGCTTAACGTGAAAAACGTGTCTGATATACCTGTCAATGTTGCATCATATTCAGATATTAAGGTTTATGATGGTGACAAACAACTACCTGTTGAAACTCCTTATGCCACAGAATTAGGATTTAATGCTGGTGGGAATGATGAAATCGGTGCAGGCAAATCGAAGGATATCACATTTATATTTGCTGCTGAGAAAGAAAAAAAATACGAAATTAGTGTGACACCGTTTGTCATAACGTCTGATAAACCAGAGAAAGAAGTTATTGTACCAATAGATACAACTGAGTACGCAGAAAGCTATGAAAAATTAGATAATCCAGCAAAAGCTTTAGTAGCGTATATAGAAACAATTTATATGGGAAAAGAAAATAAAGATTACAATGAATTAGTATCAGCAGATGAACGTGAACGACACGAAGATGCCATAAAAACATTTGAGGATCAAATAAATAGTGCTTTCTATGCAATTACAATACCGAGCACAGAGCTTAAGGAACAATACGCTAATTATCAAAAAGAATTGGCTAAAAAAGGTGAAATTAGTGCTAAAACGTTGGCTAACGCAAATGGTAAAGCAGTTGTCCAACTTGAGTATACTGCACTTCCATTAAATAACTTACATGAAAGTGTGAGTGATTACAGACAGGAGTACTTTGATAATACAGGAGATTATGATGCGGAAAAACGTGACAAATATGCATTAACTAAATTAGGATCGATTATTAATTCTATTGAACCTAAAGATGGTGAGCGTGCGCTAGAGATTGAAATGTTCGAAAAAGATGGGAAATGGGAACTTAGTTCTAGTTACTATACTAGTGATGAGCTTGATCGAATTTTTGCAGGTAGGATAACGTACTAA
- a CDS encoding YitT family protein, with product MVASSKHKAGSKTFLIVRALMVIIGGMIAAYGLESVLIPNNVSDGGVTGLSIVGSQLFGLPLGVLIAVLNIPFVFLGYKQIGKTFAMFSVLGIVSLAIGTVLMHHIPVIIEGDTLLVTVVGGIIIGFGMGLALRNGGALDGIDMLAVLLSKKLPFGTSDLILFLNLFVFIVVSTVFGLQGAILSGIAYFIASKVIHIVEEGLSGSKTFKIITSEPEQMVETIRDRLGRSATYNIVRGAYSNEEFKEITCVINRLEESKIKEIIREIDPKSFVTVYDVAEVRGGNFKKNDIH from the coding sequence ATGGTCGCAAGTTCTAAACACAAAGCAGGCAGTAAAACATTCTTAATAGTCCGGGCATTGATGGTCATAATTGGTGGAATGATTGCTGCATACGGATTAGAGTCCGTACTGATTCCGAATAATGTTTCAGACGGTGGTGTAACAGGGCTAAGTATTGTTGGCTCACAATTATTTGGTCTCCCGTTAGGAGTTCTAATAGCTGTACTGAATATACCATTTGTCTTTTTAGGATATAAACAGATTGGTAAAACATTTGCTATGTTTTCTGTATTAGGTATAGTGTCATTGGCAATAGGTACTGTTCTAATGCATCATATTCCAGTAATTATTGAAGGTGATACGCTGTTAGTAACAGTGGTAGGAGGGATTATTATTGGTTTTGGTATGGGTCTAGCACTTCGTAATGGTGGTGCATTAGACGGTATCGATATGTTAGCAGTACTACTATCGAAGAAATTACCCTTTGGTACGAGTGATTTAATTTTATTTTTAAACTTATTTGTGTTCATTGTGGTTTCTACAGTATTTGGACTACAAGGGGCAATTCTTTCTGGTATTGCATATTTCATTGCATCAAAAGTAATCCATATCGTAGAAGAAGGTTTGAGTGGTTCGAAAACATTTAAAATAATTACTAGCGAACCTGAACAGATGGTTGAAACGATTCGTGATCGATTAGGACGCAGTGCAACTTATAATATCGTTCGCGGTGCTTATTCAAATGAAGAATTTAAAGAAATCACATGTGTTATTAACCGTTTAGAAGAAAGTAAAATAAAAGAAATTATTCGCGAAATTGACCCTAAATCTTTTGTGACTGTATATGATGTAGCTGAAGTACGGGGAGGAAATTTCAAAAAGAATGATATCCATTAA
- the sspI gene encoding small acid-soluble spore protein SspI: MDFQIRQAITQNVKGDTATEFRNTVEDAISRGDEHLLPGLGVFLEKWWQNASATEQEAFTEKLSQSFQN, encoded by the coding sequence ATGGATTTTCAAATAAGACAAGCAATCACACAAAATGTTAAAGGCGATACTGCAACTGAATTTCGTAACACAGTAGAAGATGCCATCTCCCGTGGTGATGAACATTTACTACCTGGGCTTGGTGTGTTTCTTGAAAAATGGTGGCAAAATGCAAGTGCTACTGAACAAGAAGCATTTACAGAAAAACTATCACAATCGTTTCAAAATTAA
- the argF gene encoding ornithine carbamoyltransferase, producing the protein MKLLEEVQLKLVTSLKGKDLLTLLDYTSEEVQDLVKLATQLKTITKAGKCPKLLEGKMLGMIFEKHSTRTRISFEVGMNQLGGKAMFLHSRDLQIGRGEPISDTGKVLSGYLDAIMIRANSHVMVKELAENASIPVINGLTDLYHPCQALADLETISENKGNLKGLKIAYVGDGNNVAHSLVVASAHVGMDIAVATPPGYECDTEVIAKAQEIAKANGSTITVTNDPVEAVKDADAVYADVWTSMGQEEESAKRLQDFKDYQINDELVKHAKPDYMFLHCLPAHREEEVTTSVIDGPNSYIYEQAENRLHAQKAVLASVLA; encoded by the coding sequence ATGAAATTGTTAGAAGAGGTGCAACTGAAGTTAGTCACTAGTTTAAAAGGAAAAGACTTATTGACGTTGCTTGATTATACAAGTGAAGAAGTTCAAGATCTAGTGAAACTGGCTACTCAATTAAAAACGATTACGAAAGCAGGAAAATGCCCTAAATTACTAGAGGGTAAAATGCTAGGAATGATTTTCGAGAAACATTCAACACGTACTCGTATTTCATTTGAAGTAGGAATGAATCAATTAGGTGGGAAAGCAATGTTCTTACATTCGCGTGATTTGCAAATTGGACGTGGAGAACCGATTTCTGACACAGGAAAAGTGTTGTCGGGTTATCTAGATGCCATCATGATTCGTGCAAACTCCCACGTTATGGTTAAAGAACTAGCAGAAAATGCATCAATCCCGGTTATAAACGGATTAACTGATTTATATCATCCTTGCCAGGCACTAGCGGATCTTGAAACAATCTCTGAAAATAAAGGAAACTTAAAAGGGTTAAAGATTGCTTACGTAGGAGATGGCAATAACGTTGCACATTCTTTAGTCGTAGCCTCCGCACACGTAGGAATGGATATAGCAGTTGCAACACCACCAGGATATGAATGTGATACAGAAGTTATTGCAAAAGCACAAGAAATTGCTAAGGCAAACGGTAGCACAATCACCGTAACAAATGATCCAGTTGAAGCGGTAAAAGATGCAGATGCGGTTTATGCAGATGTTTGGACTTCAATGGGTCAAGAGGAAGAATCTGCCAAACGTTTACAAGACTTTAAAGACTATCAAATAAACGACGAGTTAGTCAAACATGCAAAACCTGATTATATGTTTTTACACTGTTTACCAGCACATCGTGAAGAAGAGGTAACAACATCCGTAATTGATGGACCCAATTCATATATCTACGAGCAAGCAGAGAATAGATTGCATGCACAAAAAGCAGTTCTTGCATCCGTTCTTGCATAA
- a CDS encoding AMP-binding protein: protein MRVIKLMYVLYKIKLLSPITVLQLIQSIYKHGLNLMALLSFAAKKYGDKVALVDDDETVSYKRLLDDSSKLAVALHQNVQLQSDMKVAFICKNHSSLVKSIFASSRLGAELLFLNTQISKSQFVAIIESQQLDMIIYDEEYMALIEETKFQGIKLLTYHHTLPAINNFLQSPNIDENDRIPRTSSSKLTLFTSGTTGVPKKAVHKPTLFHYLNPFLSFITRLKMLNYGTGYIATPIYHGYGIAILLLFIPLGKKVIIRRTFIAKEACNVICEHQVEMVTLVPTMLQRMLEHNKNQLTSLNCIVSGGAKLSSKLVKETFHSLGPVLYNLYGTSEVGLNFIATPEDLAYSHTTIGKKICGMDVKVLDRDMNEVEVGKVGQLCIQNDWSMRNKKNQWIETGDLGYRDANGYYFLCGRTDEMIISGGINTYPIEVENILVNHPLILDVAVIGIDDDEFGQRLKAFVLPLKDTTISEKEVLEWLRLRVPKFQLPKEIELVTQLPYTQLGKLDRKQLYARSSEY, encoded by the coding sequence ATGAGAGTTATAAAGCTGATGTATGTGTTATATAAAATCAAGCTACTTTCGCCTATCACTGTTTTACAACTGATCCAATCTATTTATAAGCACGGCCTTAATTTAATGGCATTGTTATCATTCGCAGCCAAAAAATATGGAGATAAAGTAGCACTAGTCGATGATGATGAAACAGTTAGTTATAAAAGATTGCTTGATGATTCAAGTAAACTAGCAGTAGCATTGCATCAAAATGTACAACTTCAAAGTGATATGAAGGTTGCTTTTATATGTAAAAACCATTCATCTCTAGTCAAATCAATTTTTGCTTCTTCAAGATTAGGGGCAGAATTACTTTTTCTCAACACGCAGATTAGTAAGTCACAATTTGTAGCAATCATTGAAAGTCAGCAATTAGATATGATTATATACGACGAGGAATACATGGCTTTAATAGAAGAAACGAAATTCCAGGGTATAAAACTACTTACTTATCATCATACATTACCAGCTATTAACAACTTTCTTCAATCACCAAATATCGATGAAAATGACCGTATCCCTAGAACATCAAGCAGTAAATTAACGTTATTTACAAGTGGGACAACAGGTGTGCCTAAAAAAGCGGTACATAAGCCAACGTTATTTCATTATTTAAATCCTTTTCTTTCATTTATTACAAGATTAAAAATGTTGAACTACGGTACAGGCTATATTGCTACACCAATTTATCATGGTTATGGTATTGCCATTTTACTATTATTTATCCCATTGGGGAAAAAGGTCATCATTCGGCGTACATTTATAGCGAAAGAAGCATGTAACGTAATATGTGAGCACCAAGTCGAAATGGTGACGCTTGTTCCAACAATGCTTCAGAGAATGTTAGAACATAATAAAAATCAATTAACATCACTAAATTGTATTGTATCAGGTGGAGCAAAATTAAGTTCAAAGCTTGTAAAGGAGACATTTCATTCATTAGGTCCTGTTTTGTATAATTTGTATGGTACATCAGAAGTTGGGCTGAATTTTATTGCGACACCGGAGGACTTGGCTTATTCGCATACTACAATTGGCAAGAAGATATGTGGTATGGATGTAAAGGTATTAGATCGTGATATGAATGAAGTGGAAGTTGGAAAGGTAGGACAGCTTTGTATTCAAAATGACTGGTCTATGCGCAATAAAAAGAATCAATGGATAGAAACCGGTGATTTAGGCTATCGTGACGCCAACGGTTATTATTTTTTATGCGGTAGGACGGACGAGATGATCATTTCTGGTGGGATCAATACTTATCCAATTGAAGTTGAAAATATATTGGTAAACCACCCACTTATCCTCGATGTAGCGGTAATCGGTATTGATGATGATGAATTTGGTCAAAGGCTAAAGGCCTTTGTGTTGCCCTTAAAAGATACAACCATTTCAGAAAAAGAAGTACTTGAATGGTTACGATTGAGAGTTCCCAAATTCCAACTACCGAAGGAGATTGAGTTAGTGACCCAATTGCCATACACTCAACTTGGAAAATTGGATCGAAAACAGCTATATGCAAGGAGTTCAGAGTATTAA
- a CDS encoding SDR family NAD(P)-dependent oxidoreductase: protein MESNQLIEFCLFRSTYLNKKKLKQNLEGKTILITGASSGIGAQVASELADTNCQLILVARREDILKELKNEIEQKCAKVSIFKADLRNQNEMEDLLAFLHSFPHGLDIVVSNAGISINRSIYDSLDRFHDFTRTMAINYFAPVQILLSTIPLLQKNEGHIINVSTINALLAPVPYFAAYQASKSSFDVWLRSVAPELKRNGVTTTSIYLPLVTTPMIEPTPSYRSMPALSASSAARVICKSMYNKKKKVQPWWLLFGQILSLFIRNFGDVTNLGRKKSSS, encoded by the coding sequence ATGGAAAGTAATCAACTAATAGAGTTCTGTTTATTTAGATCGACTTACTTGAATAAAAAGAAGCTTAAGCAAAACCTTGAAGGTAAGACTATACTAATTACAGGTGCGAGCTCAGGAATTGGTGCGCAAGTAGCGTCTGAACTAGCTGATACAAACTGTCAGTTGATATTAGTTGCACGAAGAGAGGACATACTAAAAGAGTTAAAGAATGAAATCGAACAGAAATGTGCGAAAGTAAGTATCTTTAAGGCAGATCTTAGAAATCAAAATGAGATGGAAGATTTACTGGCTTTCCTTCATAGCTTTCCGCATGGTTTAGATATCGTCGTTAGCAATGCGGGCATATCAATTAATCGATCAATCTACGATTCTTTAGATCGCTTTCATGATTTTACTAGAACGATGGCTATTAATTATTTCGCACCAGTACAGATTCTTTTATCAACTATTCCCCTTCTTCAAAAAAATGAAGGACACATCATCAATGTTTCAACAATCAATGCATTATTAGCACCTGTACCTTATTTTGCTGCATACCAAGCATCGAAATCTTCATTTGATGTATGGCTTAGATCAGTTGCCCCAGAACTGAAACGTAATGGGGTTACTACTACAAGTATCTATTTACCGTTAGTAACAACACCAATGATAGAACCGACACCATCATACCGAAGTATGCCTGCTTTATCAGCAAGTAGTGCAGCCAGAGTGATTTGTAAATCAATGTATAATAAAAAGAAAAAGGTTCAACCATGGTGGCTACTATTTGGCCAAATTCTATCGTTATTTATAAGGAATTTTGGGGACGTAACGAATTTAGGTAGAAAGAAGAGTTCATCATGA
- the rsgA gene encoding ribosome small subunit-dependent GTPase A → MEKINMKHLGLTERFIQESLQYKNFFVGRISSQYKNIYKVITEKGEMTAQISGKFRHDVSDMVEYPAVGDFVMVDRIDNAEGDGIIHHVLTRKSVFARKVAGRKTDTQIVATNIDTLFICMSLNNDFNLRRLERYISIAWDSGGVPVIVLTKSDLCLDIEAMLNEVASIAFGIDVLVTTSSSDESIEALKKYLANGKTVAFIGSSGVGKSTLINLLIGKSIMATSGIRDDDKGRHTTTRRELFLIPDLGVVIDTPGMRELGIIHADLSKSFSDIEELSSQCRFNDCTHEKEPKCAVQLAIQEGILSPERLESYLKLKKEMKYDGLNSRLIEKEKLNDMFNEMGGIKNARKIIKEKNKKKYR, encoded by the coding sequence TTGGAAAAAATAAATATGAAACATTTAGGACTGACTGAAAGATTTATTCAGGAGTCTCTTCAATATAAGAATTTTTTTGTAGGCCGAATTTCATCACAATATAAAAACATATATAAAGTCATTACAGAAAAAGGCGAAATGACAGCACAGATTTCTGGAAAGTTTCGTCACGATGTTAGCGATATGGTTGAATATCCAGCTGTCGGTGATTTTGTAATGGTAGATCGAATTGATAATGCTGAAGGTGATGGTATCATTCATCATGTCCTTACACGCAAAAGTGTTTTTGCACGAAAAGTAGCAGGAAGAAAAACAGATACACAAATCGTCGCAACGAATATAGATACGTTATTTATTTGTATGTCGTTAAATAATGATTTTAACCTTCGACGATTAGAACGCTATATATCGATTGCTTGGGATAGTGGTGGAGTCCCGGTTATCGTCCTTACGAAATCAGATTTATGTTTGGATATAGAGGCAATGCTTAATGAGGTTGCATCTATTGCATTCGGTATCGATGTGCTGGTTACAACAAGTTCTTCAGATGAGAGTATTGAGGCATTGAAAAAATACTTGGCAAATGGAAAAACGGTTGCTTTTATCGGTTCTTCTGGGGTTGGGAAATCGACGTTAATTAATCTTCTTATAGGAAAAAGCATAATGGCCACGAGCGGAATTCGAGATGATGATAAAGGAAGACACACCACGACTAGACGCGAACTATTCTTGATTCCAGATTTAGGCGTTGTCATTGATACACCGGGAATGAGAGAGCTGGGGATTATTCATGCAGATTTATCCAAATCCTTTTCTGATATTGAAGAACTATCATCACAATGTCGTTTTAACGACTGTACTCATGAAAAAGAGCCAAAATGCGCGGTTCAACTAGCTATACAGGAAGGGATACTTTCACCTGAACGATTGGAAAGCTATCTGAAACTGAAGAAAGAAATGAAGTATGATGGCTTAAATTCAAGATTGATTGAAAAAGAAAAACTTAATGATATGTTTAATGAAATGGGTGGCATTAAAAACGCTCGGAAAATCATAAAGGAAAAAAATAAAAAGAAATATCGATAA
- a CDS encoding M42 family metallopeptidase gives MAKLDETLTMFKELTDANGIAGNERSPREVMKKYIGPYADEIETDGLGSLIAKKIGDENGPKIMIAGHLDEIGFMVTQIDEKGFIKFQTVGGWWSHVMLSQRVTITTRKGDEIIGVFGSKPPHVLPAEARKKVMEMKDIFIDIGASSKDEAEEWGIRPGDMITPYFEFNVMKNEKMLLAKAWDNRIGCAIAIDVLKALKKEKHPNVVYGVGNVQEEVGLRGAKTSTFKIKPDIGFAVDVGVAGDTPGMTAKESSSKIGGGPQIVIYDASMVSHKGLRELVIDVAEENNIPYQFEAMAGGGTDAGSMHLTGSGVPTLSIGIATRYIHSHAGILHRDDYENTVKLIVEVVKRLDRETVNKVIFE, from the coding sequence ATGGCAAAGTTAGATGAAACGTTAACGATGTTTAAAGAGTTAACAGATGCAAATGGGATTGCAGGCAATGAACGCTCACCACGAGAAGTGATGAAAAAATATATTGGGCCTTATGCAGACGAAATTGAAACAGATGGACTAGGAAGTTTAATTGCTAAAAAAATTGGTGATGAAAACGGTCCTAAAATTATGATTGCAGGCCACTTGGATGAAATTGGCTTTATGGTAACGCAAATTGATGAGAAGGGTTTTATTAAATTCCAGACTGTTGGTGGTTGGTGGAGTCACGTCATGCTTTCCCAACGAGTGACGATTACAACTCGCAAAGGCGACGAAATCATCGGAGTTTTTGGTTCCAAACCTCCTCATGTATTACCAGCTGAAGCACGAAAAAAAGTAATGGAAATGAAAGATATCTTTATTGATATCGGTGCCTCTTCTAAAGATGAAGCAGAGGAATGGGGAATTCGACCAGGTGATATGATTACTCCTTACTTCGAATTCAATGTGATGAAAAACGAAAAAATGTTACTTGCAAAAGCTTGGGATAATCGTATTGGATGTGCGATTGCAATTGATGTTTTAAAAGCTTTGAAAAAAGAAAAGCATCCAAATGTAGTCTATGGAGTAGGGAACGTACAAGAAGAAGTTGGCTTGCGTGGTGCTAAAACGTCTACATTTAAAATAAAGCCGGATATAGGGTTTGCAGTAGACGTTGGTGTTGCTGGTGATACACCAGGCATGACTGCCAAAGAGTCTTCATCCAAAATTGGTGGAGGACCACAAATTGTAATTTATGATGCATCTATGGTTTCTCATAAAGGTCTACGTGAATTAGTAATCGACGTAGCAGAGGAAAACAATATTCCATATCAATTTGAGGCGATGGCTGGAGGTGGAACAGATGCAGGCTCCATGCATTTAACAGGTAGCGGAGTGCCGACATTATCAATTGGCATAGCAACGCGGTATATTCACTCTCATGCCGGTATTCTACATCGTGACGATTATGAGAATACAGTTAAATTAATTGTAGAAGTTGTAAAACGACTAGATCGTGAAACTGTTAATAAAGTGATTTTTGAATAA